The following coding sequences lie in one Streptomyces venezuelae genomic window:
- a CDS encoding MBL fold metallo-hydrolase, with product MPVEVTWWGHATCTVEDSGVRVLTDPLFARRLAHLRRRRGALPPRDAAVADVVLLSHLHADHLHVPSLARLAPGTRALVPHGTARSLPGLRRRLPHLRFTEVVPGDEVPVGEVVVRVVSALHDGRRLPVGPHRSPALGYVVEGEARTYFAGDTGLFDGMADEVGAVDVALLPVGGWGPYLGHGHLDAGRAAQALARIGPRSAVPVHYGTYWPIGMDAVRPHEFHAPGHEFVRHAARLAPEVSVHRLAHGESVLPEVSK from the coding sequence GTGCCCGTCGAGGTCACATGGTGGGGTCACGCCACATGCACGGTCGAGGACTCGGGCGTCCGCGTACTGACCGACCCCCTGTTCGCCCGCCGCCTCGCGCATCTGCGGCGGCGCAGAGGCGCCCTGCCGCCGCGGGACGCGGCCGTCGCCGACGTCGTGCTTCTGTCGCATCTGCACGCCGACCACCTGCACGTGCCCTCGCTGGCCCGCCTCGCGCCGGGCACCCGCGCCCTGGTCCCGCACGGCACGGCACGATCGCTGCCGGGGCTGCGGCGCCGGCTCCCGCACCTCCGCTTCACCGAGGTCGTGCCCGGCGACGAGGTCCCGGTCGGTGAGGTCGTCGTACGCGTGGTGTCCGCGCTGCACGACGGTCGGCGGCTGCCCGTGGGACCGCACCGTTCGCCCGCGCTCGGCTATGTCGTGGAGGGTGAGGCGCGCACGTACTTCGCCGGGGACACCGGACTGTTCGACGGGATGGCCGACGAGGTCGGTGCCGTCGACGTGGCGCTGCTGCCGGTGGGCGGCTGGGGCCCGTATCTGGGCCACGGCCACCTGGACGCGGGACGAGCGGCGCAGGCGTTGGCACGGATCGGGCCGCGGAGCGCGGTTCCGGTGCACTACGGAACGTACTGGCCCATTGGCATGGATGCCGTACGTCCGCATGAGTTCCACGCGCCGGGGCACGAGTTCGTGCGTCATGCGGCCCGGCTCGCCCCCGAGGTGTCGGTGCACCGGCTCGCGCACGGGGAGAGCGTGCTGCCGGAGGTGTCCAAGTAA
- a CDS encoding DedA family protein has protein sequence MLASVAGVTPESTQQAVGYPTLFLLVAVGALVPVVPTGALVSSAAVVAFHQTAPFSLLIVFGVAAFAAFLGDVSLYWLGRRGMKSKNGSRWLAAIRDRAPEERLAQAQEKLADHGVMVLVLSRLVPAGRIPVMLACLMAKMPLRRFARGDVPACLAWAVTYQLIGILGGSLFKEPWEGVAVAVALTVVISVAPALWRKVRHALA, from the coding sequence ATGCTTGCCTCAGTGGCCGGCGTGACGCCGGAGAGTACGCAGCAGGCCGTCGGCTATCCGACGCTGTTCCTGCTCGTGGCGGTCGGCGCGCTGGTGCCCGTGGTGCCGACCGGAGCGCTGGTCAGTTCGGCGGCGGTGGTGGCCTTCCACCAGACGGCGCCGTTCTCGCTGCTCATCGTCTTCGGCGTCGCGGCGTTCGCCGCGTTCCTCGGCGACGTCTCCCTGTACTGGCTGGGGCGGCGCGGCATGAAGTCGAAGAACGGGTCGCGCTGGCTGGCGGCGATCCGCGACCGGGCGCCGGAGGAACGTCTCGCGCAGGCGCAGGAGAAGCTGGCGGACCACGGGGTGATGGTCCTGGTCCTCTCGCGGCTCGTGCCCGCGGGCCGGATCCCGGTGATGCTGGCGTGCCTGATGGCGAAGATGCCGCTGCGCCGGTTCGCCCGCGGGGACGTGCCCGCGTGTCTGGCGTGGGCGGTGACGTATCAGCTGATCGGTATCCTCGGCGGGTCGCTCTTCAAGGAGCCGTGGGAGGGCGTGGCGGTGGCGGTCGCGCTGACCGTGGTGATCAGCGTGGCGCCCGCGCTCTGGCGCAAGGTCAGGCACGCGCTGGCATAG